The following DNA comes from Capsicum annuum cultivar UCD-10X-F1 chromosome 7, UCD10Xv1.1, whole genome shotgun sequence.
AATGGAGGGAGTGCTCTAAATCATGTGTAATAAGTCAGCACATAAGATGAACTTTCCCACCTTATGTTCAATGTCGCATTGTTTTGAATCACCTCCAATTTGTTAAGAATTTACTGAAGAATACCTGGCTAATGAAACAGCAATTTCATACTTAACAAGCTTATGATTTTAAATACCACAGTTACATCTCAAAAGGGAAAAGTatctccaactaataaaatacacTTTCATTTTCACTAAAAAAGTATCCATGTGAAAAATAACTAAGATCTTCTTCACTAACTAAAAGTCAATTTTACCATCTTTGAACTGCTAAAGCAGAGACTCAAAATACAAATTGATCAAACCAATTAAAGCTTCAGCAAagcaaaattaaaattgaaaagcTAAAGCAAAAGCATGAAGAAATTGATGCAAGATTATATACACCAATATTTTCCCCAATTGAGGtgttaaaataaggaaaacccAACAAATAGTAGCTTGAAAATGCAAGATCGGACAGTAAAAACATAAAATCCACATGCTTTTAGTTGGAAGAGGAGAAAGCTAAACAAAATACTCACCAGCACTGTAGAAAGAATAGCCGAAGCTTTGAGGTTAAGATACAAAGATGCCAACAGAGAAATCTTTGCCAACAGACATTAAAATATTTTCCCATTCAAATGACACGTTGAAATAATCAACTAACACATACATGATTACTCAAATGATAACAATTAAAAAGACTAATTTAGCCCTCCATTTAAATGACAGAAATGCCCTTGTGAGGAAGCTGGCAGGACAACCTCCAGCAGCTTCCCCATGGCACTTCTATATTAGCAAAAAAGGACaacccagtgcactaaagctctcaACACACGCAAAGTCTGGAAAATGACCGAACCACAAGGATTTATGGTAAGACTGCATACGAGTCACCCCAATAACTTCACGAGCTACCTACTACCTCACCAGCACCAACAAAAAGTAGGTGGATGGAAAAACCAGCCTATTATTTTGAGGAGAGACATGAGCCACAAGTGCAAAAAATATAGGGGGATTTGGGGGTTTGGGGGGATGGAGAACTCTGAATCTGAGCATAAAATGAGAACATTTAAGCTTCTCTTTCCAGTTTTAGGCCTAGGGGGTACGGAATGCAGTACCCAGAAGAAATTTCTACCAAAATTACCCAAATGCTAACACCAACATCTAGAATTTGAAACAGAAGAATTTTCAGATGAAACAAAAGAGAAGGATAGAATTACTGAAGAGACTTGAGGGTCTATGAAGCTGAAAATAAACTACAATATACTTACATAAAAACTCTCAAACAAAAAGTACAGGAGGCTAAGATGCAGAAAGCGGTATTGGCTTCACAGCACTTCTAATTCGCCGGTATGCAGTCCTAACCCTCTCCTTGAGACTTCCATTTTCACATTCAACGTCACCAGTTTGTTTGTCCAGATGAGCCACATTCCCATCAACATTGATTACCAGCTTACCATCGTCCCCAAATTTCACGTCACCAAACAGAGAAAGCAGAAGTGCATAGACTATTTTCTCAGCTTTCTTTGCATCTTCCTGCTCGTTAATGGAAGTTTCCGACACGAGTAATACTCTAGGCATCTCCCTGCTGGCATTCAGAACCAATGCCATGACAGAGTCAGATACCATGTCACTAATTGGATCTGCTGTCCAATGAACGGAGAGATGGTTCTCAGACTCCTGTTTCACCGTCACTCGCTCATGCACCCGCAAAGTTGGTACACCAGATTCCTCATCTGTTGATGACTCTACACTTTCATAGATCTGCTTAAGCCTGTGTTGAATAACAGCAAAAGCACCTGAATAAGGGATCGTTATTCTCTGTGTGATATTTGCAGTGGATAGCTGAGAAAAGACATGGAGATCATCAGGTGCCATGATCTGGTAAGTGAAATCTTTCTTCACAAGTAAACCACTGACAATGTCTCCCACTTCAGGGGTCTTTTCAGCCAGCTTTCCAATAGTTTTCACCATTTTCTCAGAGTTGAAGTGCATTTCAACTGACTGGCAGTTCTTGGGAGTGATTATTTTAGTATTCCCATCAGCAAAGAGGGAGGTAAGTTTCTGCTTGAGCCTTCCCATCTCATTAGCCTCGCCGTGGACTAGAATTATATTGGGAGGCATAAGTTCTTTCAAGAATGTACTTGTCTGAGCATAATCTGCATGAGCtgagaatgaaatataatgaacCTGCATATTAAGTGGAGCAGACAAACCATTTGTGAGGGTGACTTCCTTCGGTTCATTGATGATAGTCTTTGCCAAGGTCCCTTCCACTACATACCCAGGTATAACACAGGCATTTTTCTTGTCAAAGCACCATTTATCGAACAATTGCCTTGACAAACCACTTTGAAGACTACCTGGACTTGCCATCACCACACATGGCTTGTTGTCTATAAAGTCCTCAATACTGTTCAGGGAAGatatatgtttgaaattaaaGGGATTTGAGCTGGCGAACTGATTACGGATCCTTTCATTCATGGAATTGATATAAGTCTGATAGACAGCCATGCATTTTCTTGCAAGTGGAGAAGCATAATATATGGGGAAGTTGGATAGTTCAGGATGGTTAGACCAATATTCGTCCAGGATAAGGAGAAGTTCCTGTGCACGTCCCAAGGCGAAAGCAGGAATCAACACCCGACCCCCTTGCATCAATGTTGAATGTATGACATCAGTGAAAAGCTTCTCTCTTATCTGACGTGGCATATGGAGTTCAACACCATAAGTTGATTCTATAATGCAAATATCTGGAGAAAATTGTGGGATCTCGGCCGCGCGGAGATGCCTGTCTTCTTCACGGGAATAGTCTCCTGTATAAAGAACTCGAACACCAGCAATGTCAACCATAAACATGGCAGCACCAAGGACATGGCCTGCAGTATAACACCAAAAGCGAATACCATTTACTTCCACAGTCTGATGGAAGTCAATAACCTACAAAACAAGTTTTCACTAGTCATAATAAGCCTAACGAAATATATAGTCTGATCCAGAAAAGATTGGCAATAAGTAATTAATTCATTGATGTGGCGGGGAAATTTCCAGGATACAAGTGGTTACAACGGACATGGTTCCTCACAAAATAAAATTTCCAGGAGTAGTTTCTTTCTTTTTCGCCTCCCGGCACCCCTAGTGTAATGCTTAAGAAGAAACAGAATCTAATCTACTCATTGGTGATAACTTGATGTATCCAGCTTAAAAAAATGTATTTCAAAATTAGAAATGGTGTTCGTTACTGTTTAGCAGTCCAAGAGCAACAGCATTTCGTGGTTCGTGGCATTTGTACATTGGTAATAAGCAGAAAGGTAAGGTCTGCTATTTTTCTCGTTCCGTAATCTTGTTACAAGAATCTTTTTCCACAGTAACTTCACTTCTACCTCAATATCTGAAAATCAACTTTGATCATTACTAAGAAAACAAAAGGAGGCAAAATGCAGAAGATGCTGTCATTCCACAGGGTCATTGATGGAGGACAGACACAACGTCACCATGAAATTTCGAAACAGAGAATAATGACTTAGTAGTTTCTGTAATAAGGTCTAATGTGTAAGGAGTTATACTAGACCAGTTCAATAAAAGCTGCATGGGTTATGATAGAAACATCcttttttggtttttcctttcatAGATCAACTAAGGTCATTGGAATTACATTAGCATACTCACAGGACCTAAGCCAATGGGGCACGCTTCAAAACTCAGTGGACAACGGGCCCACCGCTCTACTCTTCTCTACTTAAAATACCAGGCTTTTGTCTGCGGTAATATTCGAAACCATGACGTGCGCCTAACTCATTTAAGTGTTATACTCTTACCACTAGACCAAAGGCTTGGGGGCACCTAGGACAGTAGTTCTAATgagttcaacaacaacaaactggTCAATTACGTCTCCAAAACACTGAAAAAGGTACAAATTCTCTCTTTCATGAGGATGGAAAAGAAGGCATTCATTTAGCACGAATTCAAGACTAACGATGCAGTTGAATCACCGTGTATACGCTCTGACAATCATACACGTATTTCTCCAAGGTTGCAGATGTCCAATGAGGCATGAAAGAATGAGGTTGCAGATGCCCATCTTGTTTCTAGCAAGAATGTTAGTGTTTCTCATATCCAGAAGACTAGTATTATTCATTTCAAAGCACCCAGAAGACACAGCAAATAAATACAAAAGTCTAAGCTTCCTTTAGCTAAATGAAAGCATGGTCCAACCACAATCGCTTCTCTAAAGATCATTTAACTGTAAGTTACATCCAACACTCATTCAGGACAAGTAAACAAAGAACAACCAAAAGCATCCCATAGAATAAAATTTTCTGCAGCACAACCTCTTAACAGTCCAAAGAGATCAAACAATACTATGAATCCAACTATCCAGGAGAAGAAGTAACATATTGAGTTGCTTTCATTTTTCAGATTGTAGGCGATAGCCCAAGGAAACTCTTTTTAGAGTTTCTGCTCCCACCACACCACCAAGGAAACAATTTTTGAGAGTTAACTAaactttttacatatttttaaaatactttaaattattaattgttgtgatttgtaGTACTTTTTTCTATGTTCCAATTTACGTggcaataataaaatttagaaagtcaaccaattttttttatgtctttttaattactttaaattgttaattgttatgatttataatacttttacgtaATTCTCAAATATACAATAGATTAAAGttgaaagtaaaataaacaaatataaaaggaaGTATCCAAGTAGGCAACACAAACAAACCtgcttatcattttatgtctattttatctttttaattaaatatcattaattttttaatacttagatgattaaTTTAGAGCGGTATtaagtaaaattacaattgaagcagctgaaataaacgtgtcataaatgtctatttttctttatttaattaaatattattattatttaatatataaatgacctacaataattaattaggagtgatacagtaaaatcaaggTTGAAGGACACTAACTTAATTTAAagcattaagagttaatttatcatttgtcgattttatcattttattaaatattattaattttttaatacttagatgactcatcaTTATTAATTAGGagagatatttagtaaaattatggttgaagcagctgcaacAAACACGTCataaacacatatttttcttgttttaattaaatactattaatatgctaatacataaatgatacgagccaaatgaccatctatgcttttgaagacgTCATTGGATGCCAACGCATAAAAACTCACGACTTGGTCACCTtgaggacacaagaacatgcatggaggacccattttgagcatgacataaggcaaacccatgtgtggaagattgtgtgagggcttacctttgatgccaacccgAGACTACAAGTGTTGAAGAATGACCCACAGttgtggagcattgaagaagaacccttcattaagggtgttttggggatCACACTTTGTTAGAAAGATACTTCATggccacccctttcattaaggctattatggtcattttgttatgtaataagttagactataaataggttctattagttcatttgctagttagtttatgaaagatgaaagattgaaacacttgaaatcctctcccttgagagtagaccaccttagtttagtcttagttaggacttggaaaagtcatccttagtatagggcttggaaaaactaatattgttctttgcttggaaacggtggattttgaggtgagtagattaccttggcggtcatcgtaagagtgtggttttgattattacattcattaggggttaatgttaaaatatacttggttcttaatcttgtaataatcttggtctcactatctatcctttcattatttagCAAAttcgtgtgtttttgtgtttgtcatcttgtatccccttgtgttgcttgttcttctcatattttgtggactgttttggcatcttcGTAGACTGAtttgtatcattttgtatcaaagCAAGGATtaattttgttccaacaaaatcaatattgggcttgttagttgaaaaacagtGTTGAAATccgaaaatctcaaaaaaagaaaTCTGTCCCGTTTTTGTATTTGAGCTGGAATTTGAGACTTACATTTAGGATATTTTagtgtgttttgttgtttctagtgttattaacttcttcactaacacttataGAGTCCTAACctaaattttgagtcatttccaaattgtttttgaactttgaagGTTGCTATTTTTTGAGGATTGGTGGCTTGAAAGAGTGTTGTTGAAGTTTTTTGTTGAGATTGTGGATTAAAAATGTTTTCTTTGATGTGGTTGTTGAGGGTTGGAGCTTGaaaaatgtgttgttgatgtgtGGATCCAACTTGAACCAtagaactccaagattcaaaagttgtgttcttggtgttcttcaccatcttcatatttTGTTGAAGAGTAAATGGTTGTTTGatcttagaaattgaagaaagagagtgtgtcttgttgttagtcttgaaagacacaaCTGTAAGACATCCAAAGGGGAAAGGGGACAAAAAGGTTTCAAAAGTTGTCTTGCCAAAAGGGAGAAAGTCCACCTACCAAGACTTACAAAAAGGGAAAGAGCCAAAAGTCTTTCAAATAGATGTTTAGCCAAAAAAGTGCAAAAAAGTCAAACACTTTTCGAACTTGAAAAAAGGGCTCCAAATTCTTGTTGTTACCCTCCCATAGCCGAGATTCCACCATTCCCCACTtggaatttgatcaatacaatttgaagacaagaaaatttctcaaactttcaacaattttaacGTCCAATAGGAGGTTGCCACGTCATCACCCTAAAAAACGACCCTTAGgctcaaaatttcagatttctaagtTTCATTTCTTGTTTTTTTAGTTCTAATTTACTTGATCCTAGTACTAATcgacaaactagtaatcacctactaggttgttaattagtttttgaagacgtttctttcgtgtcttcgttatttgtgtgcttttctcgtttgtaactcgtagtaacttctttgtttcaagttcgtgagtgaattttgttttgtgtcttgagtcaatcaaaacaagaatccatttcgGACGTcaagtaggattgacatcttattgactatcggagtataagcaactttcaataatCGCTGCTCTAATTGTAAAAATCACAAAGATGAGTGTATCGAGTGTTGGTAAGGatattttactactaatcttttttgttttcttttgtttgttgttgtctttttttttttgtttaggtaccatggctgtcCATAATTTTAAGGCCACGTGTAATCGTATCCATGacgatcttgaagatatgcaacTGCACATTAAAATTATACGCCAATTATTACCCAAACTCTTCTCTCAAAATTCAATTGTCCAAACAACTTACGatgagagcttcccaaaggaaTTTTCTGCCCAAGCTTTTGATGAACTTTCACACCTAAGTAAAgacgaacatactcatgaacgtcaaggtaaaatagctaactcttacacttctGTACAtgcgaatgataattgtgtgactagtagcccattgagtgcgagttgtagcttgcctatatgtgagtctattgtttctttgccacttgatgatgatgtacttattgtgagtgtggatacactagttgatcctattgatgaccgaatcgacCCTTCTTGTAAGgtcgatttatgtccacctagtgttgaaaccattgtgttgaatgaaagtacaccGTCTTGTGAAATTTATATTGATCAACTTTTGTGTAAAAACTATCCACCACTCgaggatgtgtgtgatgtgattaatgaatctcaagtgtgtaatcatgttgaaaatattgatcaaaggaataggagtgaacTCGAGGATGTTGCCCTTtgattctaatgtttgcttggctcatagggataatcgtgtgcttgaaacatctttaaaacttgataataaacttttagagagtgaacttacttgttccaaatctgcccgcgggatagatcatgctctcattgggtataatgtcttgtttgaaatggtataatcactcccaatgaacctagtggtgagaatgatcGTATAActtgtcttgaaggctatagcctatatgctaacccactatggtgtgacaatatacctcctaaatatggaaatctctttttgcaAGATGAGAGTACTTTTAACGGTAAGGAATGTATAGTCCTTCTTGACAACCTGggggcaaaggtgtcattgattccttggggtaatgtttttaaatgtgcatccttgtttgacacacttttgcttaaattgcatgaatcccaacttgtggatgccaagttatctatttgtttgaagaaaagagagtgtatgtgcttaaatgctttgtcTTCACCCGTGCATGTCTTTATACTTGATTCTTTCCtttactacctctttgcctatgatgacatccatgctagtttcGGGTTTGCATTACTTCGAGGTATATGTCTTGTTGGTTGGTTCGCTTGTTTGAATGACAAAGTTATGTGCGATTGGTGGAGTTTGATACTAATAGTGGCACCACGTTTGATGAGGCCACTTGAAGAGGTAATAAAACAATTGTGCTTTATGGTTCCTAAGACAAGGGTAGCCTTACTTTTTGGACTTAGTGATACCATTAcgacctttgtagtttctttatctcttgatacttgtcatagCCATTTCCTTTGTAACATTCTTACTAAACTTTTTATTACTAATACAAAGGATTCgtggttatatctcaagtatgTACCACCTAGGCATAATGATGTTATTCattgtactaa
Coding sequences within:
- the LOC107876705 gene encoding cleavage and polyadenylation specificity factor subunit 3-I, which translates into the protein MFMVDIAGVRVLYTGDYSREEDRHLRAAEIPQFSPDICIIESTYGVELHMPRQIREKLFTDVIHSTLMQGGRVLIPAFALGRAQELLLILDEYWSNHPELSNFPIYYASPLARKCMAVYQTYINSMNERIRNQFASSNPFNFKHISSLNSIEDFIDNKPCVVMASPGSLQSGLSRQLFDKWCFDKKNACVIPGYVVEGTLAKTIINEPKEVTLTNGLSAPLNMQVHYISFSAHADYAQTSTFLKELMPPNIILVHGEANEMGRLKQKLTSLFADGNTKIITPKNCQSVEMHFNSEKMVKTIGKLAEKTPEVGDIVSGLLVKKDFTYQIMAPDDLHVFSQLSTANITQRITIPYSGAFAVIQHRLKQIYESVESSTDEESGVPTLRVHERVTVKQESENHLSVHWTADPISDMVSDSVMALVLNASREMPRVLLVSETSINEQEDAKKAEKIVYALLLSLFGDVKFGDDGKLVINVDGNVAHLDKQTGDVECENGSLKERVRTAYRRIRSAVKPIPLSAS